Proteins encoded together in one Yersinia mollaretii ATCC 43969 window:
- the efeB gene encoding iron uptake transporter deferrochelatase/peroxidase subunit, with protein sequence MSQKTGPKHGPYQQDNGAALPSRRRLLLGMGVMSSALALGGAKVARAVECPASEAQPALDERWQKQPFYGQHQSGVLTPQQAAMMLVAFDVLATDKAALTRLFKLLTERIAFLTTGGHAPSVNAKLPPLDSGIMGPEIYPDNLTITVSVGDSLFDERFDLQGQKPLRLQRMTRFPNDSLDAGLCHGDLMLQICANTNETVIHALRDIIKHSPDLLSVRWKREGFISAHSARSKGKETPINLLGFKDGTANPKTSDKPLINQVVWVQENAGEPAWAVGGSYQAARIIRFKVEFWDRTPLQEQQTIFGRDKHSGAPLGMVHEHDEPDYTKDPDGKVIQLDAHIRLANPRTAETQSNLMLRRGYSYSLGVSNSGQLDMGLLFVCYQSDLEKAFLTVQKRLNGEALEEYIKPIGGGYFFTLPGVVDANHYLAQGLLDA encoded by the coding sequence ATGAGTCAGAAAACCGGCCCGAAACACGGGCCGTATCAGCAAGATAATGGGGCGGCCTTGCCGTCCCGTCGGCGTTTACTGCTGGGGATGGGGGTGATGAGTAGCGCACTGGCGCTTGGTGGAGCAAAAGTCGCCCGTGCGGTGGAGTGCCCAGCATCTGAGGCGCAACCCGCCCTAGATGAGCGCTGGCAGAAACAGCCCTTTTACGGTCAGCATCAATCCGGCGTGTTAACGCCACAACAGGCGGCGATGATGCTGGTGGCGTTTGATGTGCTGGCAACTGATAAAGCCGCACTGACCCGCTTATTCAAGCTATTGACCGAGCGTATTGCCTTTTTGACGACCGGCGGGCATGCGCCCTCAGTTAATGCCAAATTGCCCCCGCTGGACTCCGGAATTATGGGGCCAGAGATCTACCCAGATAACCTGACCATCACGGTTTCGGTCGGTGATTCGCTGTTTGATGAGCGCTTTGATTTGCAGGGGCAAAAACCACTGCGGCTTCAGCGAATGACTCGTTTCCCCAATGATTCGTTGGATGCGGGCTTGTGTCATGGCGATCTGATGCTGCAAATTTGCGCCAATACTAATGAAACCGTGATTCATGCACTGCGCGATATCATCAAGCACTCACCAGATCTGCTCAGTGTGCGCTGGAAGCGGGAGGGGTTTATCTCGGCTCATTCTGCACGTAGCAAAGGCAAAGAGACGCCAATCAATTTATTGGGGTTTAAAGATGGCACTGCGAATCCCAAAACCAGTGATAAGCCGCTGATCAATCAGGTGGTCTGGGTTCAGGAAAATGCGGGCGAACCCGCATGGGCGGTCGGGGGGAGCTATCAGGCGGCGCGCATTATCCGCTTCAAAGTGGAGTTTTGGGATCGCACGCCATTGCAGGAGCAGCAAACCATTTTCGGCCGTGATAAGCACAGTGGTGCGCCTTTGGGCATGGTGCATGAGCATGATGAGCCGGACTACACCAAAGACCCTGATGGCAAAGTGATTCAGTTGGATGCGCATATTCGTCTGGCAAATCCACGCACCGCAGAAACCCAGAGTAACCTGATGCTGCGCCGTGGCTACAGCTACTCGCTAGGTGTCTCAAATTCGGGGCAGTTGGATATGGGGTTGCTGTTTGTCTGCTATCAGTCTGATTTGGAAAAAGCCTTCCTGACCGTGCAAAAACGGCTGAACGGCGAGGCATTGGAAGAGTACATTAAGCCGATTGGTGGCGGGTATTTCTTCACCTTACCGGGGGTGGTGGATGCCAATCACTATCTGGCTCAAGGTCTGCTCGATGCGTAA